CCCCGGTGATCGGCAATGTTTTGTTTGGCTTTGACAGCAGTAAAATCAGGTCCCAATATGAAAGCAACCTGAACAAAGCCGTTGAGATCATCAAGGCCCACCCGGGCCAAAAGGTGATTTTAAGAGGCCATACAGACAGCAAGGGATCAGCCGAGTATAACTTGAGACTGTCCAGAAGACGGGCCAAAGCCGTGGCCGATTATCTAAAGGTGCAGGGTGTTGACCCGGAGCGTGTAACAATGGATCTCAGAGCATTCGGGGAAGCCAATCCCGAATACGACAACGCCACGGAAACCGGACGGGCCTTAAACCGCAGGGTTGAGATCAAGCTGGTCAAGTAAAACAAACCACCGAAAAACCACGGCATTTATTCAAACCAAACTGCCGGACTTTTTCAAACCGGTTGAAACAACGCAGTCCATAAGCGGGGATGTCAGGCAAAAGCCTGCCGGCATCCCCGCTTTTTTCTTTTTGATCCGGTTTTGCCCGATTTTATAGGATGTATCAGGGAAGCCCCGCGCCCGGAACATCCACATCCACCGCCCAGATAGCGGCCTCCCGGGCGGCTTTTCGGTTATGCTCGGCAAAATCCGGAGCCACGCACAAATACAGGGTCTGACGGTTAACCCCGCCCAGGGTGCACGCAAATACACCCTGCGCGCCCGTGGAAATCTCATCAAGAATCCTGCCGCCCTCTGCTACCCGCAGTGCCCGGTTGCCAATGGCATCGGCCAGCCATACAGCCCCTTCTGCATCAAGAACCCCGCCGTCAGGCGCCGCTTTGGCCTGGGGGATGACCTCGGCCAGCTCCCGTCCTTTGGGCATGGGGCCGAGAACCGCCCAGTCCCGGCGGGAACCAAGGGACCCGTCAGCCCGGATATCAAAGGCAGAGATGCGGTTGGCAAAGGTTTCATTGACAATCAGGGTTTGGCCGTCCGGGGTGATCATGGAACCATTGGGAAAATACAGGTCTTCTGCGGCCACACGCACG
The Desulfosalsimonas propionicica DNA segment above includes these coding regions:
- a CDS encoding SMP-30/gluconolactonase/LRE family protein, producing MTQPAFTTLISGYFFLEAPRWHDNRLWLSDFYLKQVIAVDPDGGVEVIAEVPGQPSGLGWLPDGRLLIVSMTDRKLLRQENDGSLAVHADLSEVAGGHANDMVVDRQGRAYVGNFGFDLMAGVPLQTASLARVDPDGTVRVAAEDLYFPNGSMITPDGQTLIVNETFANRISAFDIRADGSLGSRRDWAVLGPMPKGRELAEVIPQAKAAPDGGVLDAEGAVWLADAIGNRALRVAEGGRILDEISTGAQGVFACTLGGVNRQTLYLCVAPDFAEHNRKAAREAAIWAVDVDVPGAGLP